One Ornithorhynchus anatinus isolate Pmale09 chromosome 2, mOrnAna1.pri.v4, whole genome shotgun sequence DNA segment encodes these proteins:
- the FUCA2 gene encoding plasma alpha-L-fucosidase, which yields MGVLGSWGRGLTLLLLLLLLLSSLLLVLGSARYEPSWESLDGRPLPSWFDGAKFGLFLHWGVFSVPSFGSEWFWWYWQKEKRKEYVDFMKNNYPPGFSYEDFGPLFTAEFFDANQWADVFKASGAKYIVLTTKHHEGFTLWGSKYSWNWNAVDVGPKRDIVNELAVAIKNGTDLRFGLYHSLFEWFNPLFLDDASKSFQTRQFPTSKTLPELYEIVNKYQPEVLWSDGDGDAPDTYWNSTGFLAWLYNDSPVRDTVVTNDRWGAGSICKHGGYYTCSDRYNPGHLLPHKWENCMTIDRRSWGYRRNAEISDYLTIEDLVKQLVETVSCGGNLLMNIGPTHDGRIAAIYEERLRQMGTWLKVNGEAIYGTQPWRAQNDTVTPGVWYTSKSKEKLVYAIFLNWPASGHLVLGQPKAIGGATEVNLKGYEQPLKWISLAENGIVVALPQLTIDQLPCKWGWTLELVNVN from the exons ATGGGCGTCCTGGGGAGCTGGGGGCGAGGCCtcaccctgctcctgctcctgctcctgctgctgtcctctctcctcctcgtcctgggCTCCGCCCGCTATGAGCCCTCCTGGGAGTCGCTGGAcggccgccctctcccctcctggttCGACGGGGCCAAGTTCGGTCTCTTCCTCCACTGGGGCGTCTTCTCCGTGCCCAGCTTCGGCAGCGAGTGGTTCTG GTGGTACTggcaaaaggaaaagagaaaggaatatGTTGACTTTATGAAAAATAACTACCCACCTGGGTTCAGTTATGAAGATTTTGGACCATTATTTACTGCAGAATTTTTTGATGCAAATCAGTGGGCAGATGTGTTTAAAGCCTCCGGTGCTAAATACATTGTCCTGACCACAAAACATCATGAAG GTTTCACTCTGTGGGGATCAAAATATTCATGGAACTGGAATGCCGTGGATGTGGGGCCAAAAAGAGACATTGTGAACGAACTAGCAGTAGCCATTAAAAATGGGACCGATTTGCGTTTTGGATTATATCACTCGCTTTTTGAATGGTTCAACCCTCTGTTTCTCGATGATGCATCCAAATCATTCCAGACAAGACAATTCCCAACATCAAAGACATTGCCCGAGCTCTATGAGATagtgaacaaataccaacccgaGGTCCTCTGGTCTGATGGAGACGGCGATGCCCCTGACACGTACTGGAACAGCACCGGCTTCTTAGCCTGGCTCTATAATGACAG cccaGTTCGAGATACAGTTGTCACAAATGATCGCTGGGGAGCCGGCAGCATCTGTAAACACGGTGGCTATTATACCTGCAGCGACCGGTACAATCCGGGACACCTTTTGCCGCATAAGTGGGAGAACTGTATGACAATCGACAGGAGATCCTGGGGCTATAGGAGGAATGCAGAGATCAGTGACTACCTCACAATTGAAGACTTAGTGAAG CAACTTGTAGAGACGGTTTCATGTGGAGGAAATCTTTTAATGAACATCGGGCCCACCCATGATGGCCGGATTGCTGCTATATATGAAGAGCGTCTGAGGCAGATGGGGACTTGGCTGAAGGTCAATGGGGAAGCCATTTATGGTACTCAGCCGTGGCGTGCTCAGAATGACACTGTCACCCCAGGAGTGTG GTATACATCCAAATCTAAAGAAAAATTGGTCTACGCGATTTTCCTTAATTGGCCAGCCTCTGGGCACTTGGTACTTGGCCAGCCTAAGGCTATTGGTGGGGCAACAGAG GTGAACCTGAAAGGTTACGAACAGCCACTCAAATGGATTTCCCTGGCAGAAAACGGAATAGTGGTGGCACTGCCTCAACTAACAATCGATCAATTACCGTGCAAATGGGGATGGACTTTAGAATTGGTTAATGTGAACTAA